A single region of the Pontimicrobium sp. SW4 genome encodes:
- the folB gene encoding dihydroneopterin aldolase: MGIIKVENIRVFAHHGCLTEETKIGSDYRVDLEVKANLQRSAKTDALEDTVDYVLLNNIIKVEMAKPSKLLETVAKRVIKSIFKESAMVTKVAVSISKINPPIGGDVEMVTIKMTEKRKK, translated from the coding sequence TTGGGAATAATAAAAGTAGAGAATATTAGAGTTTTTGCACATCATGGTTGCTTGACAGAAGAAACTAAAATTGGCAGTGATTATCGTGTTGATTTAGAGGTAAAAGCTAATTTACAGAGATCTGCGAAAACAGATGCTTTAGAAGACACTGTTGACTATGTGTTACTTAATAATATTATAAAGGTAGAAATGGCAAAGCCATCAAAACTCTTAGAAACAGTTGCAAAACGTGTTATAAAATCTATTTTTAAAGAAAGTGCTATGGTTACTAAAGTAGCTGTATCCATATCTAAAATTAACCCTCCAATTGGTGGCGATGTTGAAATGGTAACGATTAAAATGACCGAAAAACGAAAAAAGTAA
- a CDS encoding glutamine--tRNA ligase/YqeY domain fusion protein — MSEETKSLNFIEHIIEEDLKNGMPKNHLRFRFPPEPNGYLHIGHTKAIGISFGLGEKYNAPVNLRFDDTNPTKEEQEYVDAIKRDIEWLGYKWENELYSSDYFQQLYDWAVEMIKDGKAYVDSQSSEAIAEQKGTPTQVGTNSPYRNRSVEENLDLFERMKNGDFQSGTHVLRAKIDMEDPNMLMRDPIMYRIMYAHHHRTGNDWCIYPMYDWTHGESDYIEQISHSLCSLEFKPHRKLYDWFKEQVYPYSSEKYPLLPEQREFARLNLSYTIMSKRKLLKLVEDGIVSGWDDPRMPTISGLRRRGYTPSSIRNFIEKVGVAKRENVIDVSLLEFCIREDLNKTAARVMAVLDPVKIVITNYPEGKEEWLEAENNPEDDNAGTRQVPFSREIYIEKEDFKEEAGNKFFRLKLGGEVRLKNAYIIKAENVVKEASGNITEIHCTYSEDTTKKVKGTLHWVSIKHAVKAEIREYDRLFMYEAPDSHPDKDFMEFINPNSLKIINAFVEPSLAGAKAGERFQFQRLGYFNVDDDSAINKLVFNKTVGLRAASVKLKIDSASHKHTVTEPKLAVNPQQQSQRKAINIVQQLGKKYTNLPQEKQQKAKTDIQELAKDVSYEELEPLFGTAVKKTGTRIATMIVLKEMLNNGLEKNDVIIEFIEKALEDKNELLVAEAKAI; from the coding sequence ATGTCCGAAGAAACAAAATCACTCAATTTTATTGAGCACATTATAGAGGAAGATTTAAAAAACGGAATGCCTAAAAATCATTTACGTTTTCGTTTTCCACCAGAGCCAAATGGCTATTTACATATTGGTCATACAAAAGCTATTGGCATTAGTTTTGGTTTAGGTGAAAAATATAATGCGCCAGTAAATCTTAGGTTTGATGATACTAATCCTACCAAAGAAGAACAAGAATATGTTGATGCCATTAAGCGTGATATTGAATGGTTAGGATATAAATGGGAGAATGAACTTTACTCTTCAGACTATTTTCAGCAGTTATACGATTGGGCTGTAGAAATGATAAAAGATGGAAAAGCTTATGTCGATTCACAATCAAGCGAAGCCATTGCTGAACAAAAAGGAACTCCAACGCAGGTTGGAACCAATAGTCCATACAGAAATAGAAGTGTAGAAGAGAATTTAGATTTGTTTGAGCGCATGAAAAATGGAGATTTCCAATCGGGAACCCATGTACTTCGTGCTAAAATAGACATGGAAGATCCAAACATGTTAATGCGAGACCCAATAATGTATCGTATTATGTACGCACATCACCATAGAACAGGAAACGATTGGTGTATTTACCCAATGTACGATTGGACACATGGTGAAAGTGACTACATAGAACAAATTTCGCACTCACTCTGCTCTTTAGAATTTAAACCCCACAGAAAGCTTTACGACTGGTTCAAAGAGCAGGTATATCCTTATAGTTCAGAAAAATACCCACTGCTTCCAGAACAACGTGAATTTGCGAGATTAAATCTTAGCTATACAATTATGAGTAAGCGAAAGCTGCTTAAATTGGTTGAAGATGGAATAGTTTCCGGTTGGGACGATCCGCGTATGCCGACTATTTCTGGACTTAGACGAAGGGGCTATACACCAAGTTCTATTAGAAATTTTATAGAAAAAGTTGGTGTTGCCAAACGAGAAAATGTCATAGATGTATCGCTGTTGGAGTTTTGTATTAGAGAAGATTTAAATAAAACTGCAGCTCGTGTTATGGCTGTTTTGGACCCTGTTAAAATTGTTATTACTAATTACCCAGAAGGAAAGGAAGAGTGGTTGGAAGCGGAAAATAATCCAGAAGATGACAATGCAGGAACACGACAAGTGCCTTTTTCTAGAGAAATTTATATCGAAAAAGAAGATTTTAAGGAAGAAGCTGGAAATAAATTTTTTAGGTTAAAGCTTGGAGGAGAAGTGCGTTTAAAAAATGCTTATATTATCAAGGCTGAAAATGTCGTTAAAGAGGCTAGCGGAAATATAACTGAAATTCACTGTACATATTCTGAGGACACAACAAAAAAAGTAAAAGGAACACTACATTGGGTGTCTATTAAACATGCTGTTAAAGCTGAAATAAGAGAATATGATAGACTATTTATGTATGAAGCACCAGATAGTCATCCAGACAAAGATTTCATGGAGTTTATCAATCCAAATTCTTTAAAAATTATCAATGCTTTTGTAGAGCCTAGTTTAGCTGGTGCAAAAGCTGGAGAACGATTCCAATTTCAACGCTTAGGCTATTTTAATGTTGATGATGATTCAGCTATTAATAAATTAGTATTCAACAAGACCGTTGGACTAAGAGCGGCTTCAGTTAAATTAAAGATAGATTCAGCAAGTCATAAACACACAGTTACTGAACCTAAGTTAGCCGTAAATCCACAACAACAATCCCAACGAAAGGCAATTAATATCGTTCAGCAATTAGGAAAAAAATACACAAATCTTCCTCAAGAGAAGCAGCAAAAAGCAAAAACTGACATTCAAGAATTAGCTAAAGATGTGTCTTACGAAGAATTAGAACCATTATTTGGAACTGCTGTTAAAAAAACAGGAACTCGTATTGCTACCATGATAGTGTTAAAAGAGATGCTTAATAATGGTCTAGAAAAAAACGATGTAATTATTGAGTTTATAGAAAAAGCTTTAGAAGATAAAAATGAATTGTTAGTAGCTGAAGCTAAAGCAATTTAG
- a CDS encoding LysE family transporter yields MIEDIQTAIPLGFFLAFMIGPVFFVLLETSATKGFRAAVAFDLGVIVADIFFIGLAYFSSFQLLENLSNQPGLFVFGGMILTVYGVIIFLKKPKKSTNEASELVFAKTNYLGLFIKGFLLNFINIGVLVFWLGVIIITGPSLENDINRFLVFFGTMILAYFVTDLFKILLAKQLKRKLTPERILKVKKLLGFILVICGLVLIVKGFLPKDQLNPQNLIEDIG; encoded by the coding sequence ATGATAGAAGACATTCAAACAGCAATTCCTTTAGGTTTTTTCTTAGCCTTTATGATAGGTCCTGTTTTTTTTGTTCTTCTAGAAACAAGTGCAACTAAAGGATTTCGTGCTGCAGTTGCCTTTGATTTAGGTGTAATAGTTGCAGATATTTTTTTTATTGGTTTAGCCTATTTTAGTAGCTTTCAATTATTAGAAAACCTTAGCAATCAACCAGGACTATTTGTTTTTGGTGGCATGATACTTACTGTTTATGGAGTTATTATTTTTCTAAAAAAACCAAAAAAATCAACCAACGAAGCAAGTGAATTAGTGTTTGCTAAGACAAACTATCTTGGACTATTTATAAAGGGATTCTTATTAAACTTTATAAATATTGGTGTTTTAGTTTTCTGGCTAGGTGTTATTATTATTACAGGACCAAGCTTAGAAAACGATATAAATAGGTTTTTAGTTTTCTTCGGAACGATGATTTTAGCTTATTTTGTTACTGATTTATTTAAAATATTATTAGCAAAGCAACTAAAACGGAAACTAACACCAGAACGCATTTTAAAAGTAAAAAAACTGCTAGGATTTATTTTAGTGATTTGTGGTCTGGTACTAATAGTGAAAGGCTTTTTACCCAAAGATCAATTAAATCCACAGAATTTAATAGAAGATATTGGGTAA